A window of Strix aluco isolate bStrAlu1 chromosome 11, bStrAlu1.hap1, whole genome shotgun sequence contains these coding sequences:
- the FRMD4B gene encoding FERM domain-containing protein 4B isoform X5 — MPSPVCTSDENTRKDLKTLPVFPTKTLQEHPSLAYCEDRVIEHYTQIKGLTRGQAIVQYMKVVEALPTYGVHYYGVKDKQGIPWWLGISYKGIGQYDLQDKVKPRKLFQWKQLENLYFREKKFAVEVHDPRRISVSRRTFGQSGLVVQTWYANTSLIKSIWVMAISQHQFYLDRKQSKAKIPSARSLDDIAMDLTEMGTPKVSKLVTLEAKNQLIMASNGSLISSGSQDSEVSEEQKKEKIMELKKKEKLLQEKLLQKVEELKKICLREAELTGKMPKEYPLSTGEEPPQVRRRVGTAFKLDDNLLPSEEDPTLQELESNFIIQQKLVEAAKKLASEPDLCKNVKKKRKQEYADAVKKLQEIENSINEYRIKCGKKPTQKSTLTLPDDIIPSESSSLSDTTTYDDVSESLPVPAQRPSSAQLSPRLPPPKSLGVERIHLRKSSINEQLSETRHSRDPLSTHSSPYRTLDRPPQPHGGRSMPTTPVLTRNAYSSSHLQPDVSPHHCRQRSGSLESQTHLLSETPAEKSAFTLSKSQRSSSTEILDDGSSYTSQSSAEYYCVTPTPNPYYTTQTLDNRTRGRRRSKKQNISAANSGSMPNLAQKDVRNGVYHKSQEQPSSSYYISGYSPYTESDVYYNGGYVYESDTEGQYSVNPSYRSSAHYGYDRYREFRSYHEDEVDRVPHNPYATLRLPRKQVAKTEHITKNIHKALVAEHLRGWYQRASSQKEQSHSLQAGFESDRGSQRSLGFAGLQVPCSPSSRVSSFSSASSANASGNWRNPLALGLSDYDTLSHSSYTSCYGNVYGNLPLQSRVYAETSQLGGDDESRLEEDLHSNEQRLFWHEDSKPGTLV, encoded by the exons CGATGAAAACACTAGAAAAGACTTGAAGACACTGCCTGTCTTTCCTACCAAGACGCTGCAGGAGCATCCATCACTTGCTTACTG TGAGGACAGAGTAATTGAGCATTATACACAAATTAAAGGTCTGACCAGAGGACAAGCCATTGTTCA GTACATGAAAGTGGTAGAAGCTTTGCCAACATATGGAGTTCATTACTATGGAGTAAAG GATAAACAAGGAATCCCATGGTGGCTTGGAATAAGTTACAAAGGAATAGGCCAGTACGACTTACAAGACAAAGTTAAGCCCAGAAAA CTATTTCAGTGGAAACAGCTGGAAAACCTTTATTTCCGTGAAAAGAAATTTGCTGTGGAAGTACACGATCCCCGCAG AATTTCAGTGTCAAGAAGGACCTTTGGTCAGAGTGGACTGGTAGTGCAAACCTGGTATGCAAACACTTCCCTGATCAAGTCCATCTGGGTGATGGCAATCAGTCAACACCAGTTTTACTtggacagaaagcaaagcaaa gcaaaaattccttcagccagaAGTTTGGATGATATCGCCATGGATCTGACAGAGATGGGAACACCAAAAGTTTCAAAGCTAGTGACTTTGGAGGCAAAGAACCAGCTTATTATGGCCAGCAATGGCAGTTTGATCTCATCAG GCTCTCAGGATTCGGAGGTCAGTGAAGAACAAAAGAAGGAGAAGATTATGGAactaaagaagaaagagaaactcCTTCAGGAGAAACTGCTTCAGAAAGTTGAGGAGCTGAAGAAAATCTGCCTGCGTGAGGCG GAGCTGACGGGCAAGATGCCCAAGGAGTATCCTCTGAGCACTGGAGAGGAACCTCCCCAGGTCAGGAGACGTGTTGGCACAGCCTTCAAGCTGGATGACAACCTGCTCCCAAGTGAAGAG GATCCCACTTTGCAGGAGTTGGAGAGCAATTTTATCATACAGCAAAAGCTGGTGGAAGCTGCAAAGAAACTGGCTAGTGAGCCAGACCTCTGCAAAAAcgtgaagaagaaaagaaagcaggagtATGCTGATGCTGTAAAAAAGCTGCAAGAAATAGAAAATTCCATAAATGAGTACAGAATCAAGTGTggcaaaaaaccaacccagaaatCAACTCTTACTTTACCAG ATGATATAATTCCATCTGAGAGCAGCTCCCTGTCTGATACAACCACCTATGACGATG TCAGTGAATCGCTTCCTGTGCCAGCACAGAGACCCAGCTCTGCGCAGCTTTCTCCAAGGCTTCCTCCACCAAAGTCCCTCGGGGTGGAAAGAATTCATCTCAGAAAGTCATCCATAAACGAGCAGCTCTCGGAAACCAGACACTCCAG GGACCCGCTTTCGACTCACAGCAGTCCTTACCGAACACTGGACCGGCCGCCCCAGCCCCACGGAGGGAGAAGCATGCCTACCACACCCGTACTCACACGCAATGCCTACAGTAGCAGCCACTTACA GCCAGATGTTTCCCCGCACCATTGCCGGCAGCGCAGTGGAAGTCTGGAATCCCAAACCCACCTGCTGTCTGAGACTCCTGCTGAAAAGTCAGCCTTCACCCTCTCAAAGTCCCAGCGAAGCAGTAGCACAGAGATCCTTGATGATGGATCATCCTACACTAGCCAGTCAAGTGCAGAATATTACTGCGTGACGCCTACTCCCAATCCCTACTATACTACTCAGACGCTTGACAACAGGACCAGGGGTCGAAGACggtcaaagaaacaaaacatttctgctgCAAATTCAGGAAGTATGCCAAATCTTGCCCAGAAGGATGTCCGCAATGGTGTTTACCACAAAAGTCAGGAGCAGCCTTCCTCTAGTTACTATATTTCTGGATATTCCCCATACACCGAATCTGACGTTTATTACAATGGAGGATATGTTTATGAGAGTGATACGGAAGGACAGTACAGTGTCAATCCTTCCTATCGCTCATCGGCACATTACGGATACGACCGTTACAGGGAATTCAGGTCTTACCATGAGGATGAAGTGGACAGAGTACCGCACAACCCATACGCAACCCTAAGGCTTCCAAGGAAGCAAGTTGCTAAAACGGAGCATATAACCAAAAACATTCACAAGGCCTTAGTAGCAGAACATCTCCGTGGTTGGTACCAACGTGCCTCCAGCCAAAAGGAACAGAGTCATAGCCTGCAGGCAGGCTTTGAGTCTGACAGAGGATCTCAAAGGAGTTTGGGCTTTGCTGGTCTGCAGGTGCCGTGCTCTCCTAGCAGTCGGGTGTCGTCTTTCTCTTCGG catCTTCTGCAAATGCTTCTGGGAACTGGCGAAACCCGCTTGCACTGGGACTTTCAGACTATGATACGTTGTCTCATTCCTCTTATACCAGCTGTTACGGGAATGTTTATGGTAACCTTCCTTTGCAGAGCAG AGTGTATGCGGAGACGAGCCAGCTGGGTGGTGATGATGAGAGCCGGTTGGAAGAAGACTTGCACAGCAACGAGCAGAGGTTGTTCTGGCACGAGGATTCAAAGCCTGGGACACTGGTGTAG
- the FRMD4B gene encoding FERM domain-containing protein 4B isoform X4, with protein sequence MAESSKLLRNTLPYPMLSGDENTRKDLKTLPVFPTKTLQEHPSLAYCEDRVIEHYTQIKGLTRGQAIVQYMKVVEALPTYGVHYYGVKDKQGIPWWLGISYKGIGQYDLQDKVKPRKLFQWKQLENLYFREKKFAVEVHDPRRISVSRRTFGQSGLVVQTWYANTSLIKSIWVMAISQHQFYLDRKQSKAKIPSARSLDDIAMDLTEMGTPKVSKLVTLEAKNQLIMASNGSLISSGSQDSEVSEEQKKEKIMELKKKEKLLQEKLLQKVEELKKICLREAELTGKMPKEYPLSTGEEPPQVRRRVGTAFKLDDNLLPSEEDPTLQELESNFIIQQKLVEAAKKLASEPDLCKNVKKKRKQEYADAVKKLQEIENSINEYRIKCGKKPTQKSTLTLPDDIIPSESSSLSDTTTYDDVSESLPVPAQRPSSAQLSPRLPPPKSLGVERIHLRKSSINEQLSETRHSRDPLSTHSSPYRTLDRPPQPHGGRSMPTTPVLTRNAYSSSHLQPDVSPHHCRQRSGSLESQTHLLSETPAEKSAFTLSKSQRSSSTEILDDGSSYTSQSSAEYYCVTPTPNPYYTTQTLDNRTRGRRRSKKQNISAANSGSMPNLAQKDVRNGVYHKSQEQPSSSYYISGYSPYTESDVYYNGGYVYESDTEGQYSVNPSYRSSAHYGYDRYREFRSYHEDEVDRVPHNPYATLRLPRKQVAKTEHITKNIHKALVAEHLRGWYQRASSQKEQSHSLQAGFESDRGSQRSLGFAGLQVPCSPSSRVSSFSSASSANASGNWRNPLALGLSDYDTLSHSSYTSCYGNVYGNLPLQSRVYAETSQLGGDDESRLEEDLHSNEQRLFWHEDSKPGTLV encoded by the exons ATGGCAGAGAGCAGCAAACTCCTGAGAAACACCCTCCCTTACCCCATGCTGAGTGG CGATGAAAACACTAGAAAAGACTTGAAGACACTGCCTGTCTTTCCTACCAAGACGCTGCAGGAGCATCCATCACTTGCTTACTG TGAGGACAGAGTAATTGAGCATTATACACAAATTAAAGGTCTGACCAGAGGACAAGCCATTGTTCA GTACATGAAAGTGGTAGAAGCTTTGCCAACATATGGAGTTCATTACTATGGAGTAAAG GATAAACAAGGAATCCCATGGTGGCTTGGAATAAGTTACAAAGGAATAGGCCAGTACGACTTACAAGACAAAGTTAAGCCCAGAAAA CTATTTCAGTGGAAACAGCTGGAAAACCTTTATTTCCGTGAAAAGAAATTTGCTGTGGAAGTACACGATCCCCGCAG AATTTCAGTGTCAAGAAGGACCTTTGGTCAGAGTGGACTGGTAGTGCAAACCTGGTATGCAAACACTTCCCTGATCAAGTCCATCTGGGTGATGGCAATCAGTCAACACCAGTTTTACTtggacagaaagcaaagcaaa gcaaaaattccttcagccagaAGTTTGGATGATATCGCCATGGATCTGACAGAGATGGGAACACCAAAAGTTTCAAAGCTAGTGACTTTGGAGGCAAAGAACCAGCTTATTATGGCCAGCAATGGCAGTTTGATCTCATCAG GCTCTCAGGATTCGGAGGTCAGTGAAGAACAAAAGAAGGAGAAGATTATGGAactaaagaagaaagagaaactcCTTCAGGAGAAACTGCTTCAGAAAGTTGAGGAGCTGAAGAAAATCTGCCTGCGTGAGGCG GAGCTGACGGGCAAGATGCCCAAGGAGTATCCTCTGAGCACTGGAGAGGAACCTCCCCAGGTCAGGAGACGTGTTGGCACAGCCTTCAAGCTGGATGACAACCTGCTCCCAAGTGAAGAG GATCCCACTTTGCAGGAGTTGGAGAGCAATTTTATCATACAGCAAAAGCTGGTGGAAGCTGCAAAGAAACTGGCTAGTGAGCCAGACCTCTGCAAAAAcgtgaagaagaaaagaaagcaggagtATGCTGATGCTGTAAAAAAGCTGCAAGAAATAGAAAATTCCATAAATGAGTACAGAATCAAGTGTggcaaaaaaccaacccagaaatCAACTCTTACTTTACCAG ATGATATAATTCCATCTGAGAGCAGCTCCCTGTCTGATACAACCACCTATGACGATG TCAGTGAATCGCTTCCTGTGCCAGCACAGAGACCCAGCTCTGCGCAGCTTTCTCCAAGGCTTCCTCCACCAAAGTCCCTCGGGGTGGAAAGAATTCATCTCAGAAAGTCATCCATAAACGAGCAGCTCTCGGAAACCAGACACTCCAG GGACCCGCTTTCGACTCACAGCAGTCCTTACCGAACACTGGACCGGCCGCCCCAGCCCCACGGAGGGAGAAGCATGCCTACCACACCCGTACTCACACGCAATGCCTACAGTAGCAGCCACTTACA GCCAGATGTTTCCCCGCACCATTGCCGGCAGCGCAGTGGAAGTCTGGAATCCCAAACCCACCTGCTGTCTGAGACTCCTGCTGAAAAGTCAGCCTTCACCCTCTCAAAGTCCCAGCGAAGCAGTAGCACAGAGATCCTTGATGATGGATCATCCTACACTAGCCAGTCAAGTGCAGAATATTACTGCGTGACGCCTACTCCCAATCCCTACTATACTACTCAGACGCTTGACAACAGGACCAGGGGTCGAAGACggtcaaagaaacaaaacatttctgctgCAAATTCAGGAAGTATGCCAAATCTTGCCCAGAAGGATGTCCGCAATGGTGTTTACCACAAAAGTCAGGAGCAGCCTTCCTCTAGTTACTATATTTCTGGATATTCCCCATACACCGAATCTGACGTTTATTACAATGGAGGATATGTTTATGAGAGTGATACGGAAGGACAGTACAGTGTCAATCCTTCCTATCGCTCATCGGCACATTACGGATACGACCGTTACAGGGAATTCAGGTCTTACCATGAGGATGAAGTGGACAGAGTACCGCACAACCCATACGCAACCCTAAGGCTTCCAAGGAAGCAAGTTGCTAAAACGGAGCATATAACCAAAAACATTCACAAGGCCTTAGTAGCAGAACATCTCCGTGGTTGGTACCAACGTGCCTCCAGCCAAAAGGAACAGAGTCATAGCCTGCAGGCAGGCTTTGAGTCTGACAGAGGATCTCAAAGGAGTTTGGGCTTTGCTGGTCTGCAGGTGCCGTGCTCTCCTAGCAGTCGGGTGTCGTCTTTCTCTTCGG catCTTCTGCAAATGCTTCTGGGAACTGGCGAAACCCGCTTGCACTGGGACTTTCAGACTATGATACGTTGTCTCATTCCTCTTATACCAGCTGTTACGGGAATGTTTATGGTAACCTTCCTTTGCAGAGCAG AGTGTATGCGGAGACGAGCCAGCTGGGTGGTGATGATGAGAGCCGGTTGGAAGAAGACTTGCACAGCAACGAGCAGAGGTTGTTCTGGCACGAGGATTCAAAGCCTGGGACACTGGTGTAG
- the FRMD4B gene encoding FERM domain-containing protein 4B isoform X6, translating to MKVVEALPTYGVHYYGVKDKQGIPWWLGISYKGIGQYDLQDKVKPRKLFQWKQLENLYFREKKFAVEVHDPRRISVSRRTFGQSGLVVQTWYANTSLIKSIWVMAISQHQFYLDRKQSKAKIPSARSLDDIAMDLTEMGTPKVSKLVTLEAKNQLIMASNGSLISSGSQDSEVSEEQKKEKIMELKKKEKLLQEKLLQKVEELKKICLREAELTGKMPKEYPLSTGEEPPQVRRRVGTAFKLDDNLLPSEEDPTLQELESNFIIQQKLVEAAKKLASEPDLCKNVKKKRKQEYADAVKKLQEIENSINEYRIKCGKKPTQKSTLTLPDDIIPSESSSLSDTTTYDDVSESLPVPAQRPSSAQLSPRLPPPKSLGVERIHLRKSSINEQLSETRHSRDPLSTHSSPYRTLDRPPQPHGGRSMPTTPVLTRNAYSSSHLQPDVSPHHCRQRSGSLESQTHLLSETPAEKSAFTLSKSQRSSSTEILDDGSSYTSQSSAEYYCVTPTPNPYYTTQTLDNRTRGRRRSKKQNISAANSGSMPNLAQKDVRNGVYHKSQEQPSSSYYISGYSPYTESDVYYNGGYVYESDTEGQYSVNPSYRSSAHYGYDRYREFRSYHEDEVDRVPHNPYATLRLPRKQVAKTEHITKNIHKALVAEHLRGWYQRASSQKEQSHSLQAGFESDRGSQRSLGFAGLQVPCSPSSRVSSFSSASSANASGNWRNPLALGLSDYDTLSHSSYTSCYGNVYGNLPLQSRVYAETSQLGGDDESRLEEDLHSNEQRLFWHEDSKPGTLV from the exons ATGAAAGTGGTAGAAGCTTTGCCAACATATGGAGTTCATTACTATGGAGTAAAG GATAAACAAGGAATCCCATGGTGGCTTGGAATAAGTTACAAAGGAATAGGCCAGTACGACTTACAAGACAAAGTTAAGCCCAGAAAA CTATTTCAGTGGAAACAGCTGGAAAACCTTTATTTCCGTGAAAAGAAATTTGCTGTGGAAGTACACGATCCCCGCAG AATTTCAGTGTCAAGAAGGACCTTTGGTCAGAGTGGACTGGTAGTGCAAACCTGGTATGCAAACACTTCCCTGATCAAGTCCATCTGGGTGATGGCAATCAGTCAACACCAGTTTTACTtggacagaaagcaaagcaaa gcaaaaattccttcagccagaAGTTTGGATGATATCGCCATGGATCTGACAGAGATGGGAACACCAAAAGTTTCAAAGCTAGTGACTTTGGAGGCAAAGAACCAGCTTATTATGGCCAGCAATGGCAGTTTGATCTCATCAG GCTCTCAGGATTCGGAGGTCAGTGAAGAACAAAAGAAGGAGAAGATTATGGAactaaagaagaaagagaaactcCTTCAGGAGAAACTGCTTCAGAAAGTTGAGGAGCTGAAGAAAATCTGCCTGCGTGAGGCG GAGCTGACGGGCAAGATGCCCAAGGAGTATCCTCTGAGCACTGGAGAGGAACCTCCCCAGGTCAGGAGACGTGTTGGCACAGCCTTCAAGCTGGATGACAACCTGCTCCCAAGTGAAGAG GATCCCACTTTGCAGGAGTTGGAGAGCAATTTTATCATACAGCAAAAGCTGGTGGAAGCTGCAAAGAAACTGGCTAGTGAGCCAGACCTCTGCAAAAAcgtgaagaagaaaagaaagcaggagtATGCTGATGCTGTAAAAAAGCTGCAAGAAATAGAAAATTCCATAAATGAGTACAGAATCAAGTGTggcaaaaaaccaacccagaaatCAACTCTTACTTTACCAG ATGATATAATTCCATCTGAGAGCAGCTCCCTGTCTGATACAACCACCTATGACGATG TCAGTGAATCGCTTCCTGTGCCAGCACAGAGACCCAGCTCTGCGCAGCTTTCTCCAAGGCTTCCTCCACCAAAGTCCCTCGGGGTGGAAAGAATTCATCTCAGAAAGTCATCCATAAACGAGCAGCTCTCGGAAACCAGACACTCCAG GGACCCGCTTTCGACTCACAGCAGTCCTTACCGAACACTGGACCGGCCGCCCCAGCCCCACGGAGGGAGAAGCATGCCTACCACACCCGTACTCACACGCAATGCCTACAGTAGCAGCCACTTACA GCCAGATGTTTCCCCGCACCATTGCCGGCAGCGCAGTGGAAGTCTGGAATCCCAAACCCACCTGCTGTCTGAGACTCCTGCTGAAAAGTCAGCCTTCACCCTCTCAAAGTCCCAGCGAAGCAGTAGCACAGAGATCCTTGATGATGGATCATCCTACACTAGCCAGTCAAGTGCAGAATATTACTGCGTGACGCCTACTCCCAATCCCTACTATACTACTCAGACGCTTGACAACAGGACCAGGGGTCGAAGACggtcaaagaaacaaaacatttctgctgCAAATTCAGGAAGTATGCCAAATCTTGCCCAGAAGGATGTCCGCAATGGTGTTTACCACAAAAGTCAGGAGCAGCCTTCCTCTAGTTACTATATTTCTGGATATTCCCCATACACCGAATCTGACGTTTATTACAATGGAGGATATGTTTATGAGAGTGATACGGAAGGACAGTACAGTGTCAATCCTTCCTATCGCTCATCGGCACATTACGGATACGACCGTTACAGGGAATTCAGGTCTTACCATGAGGATGAAGTGGACAGAGTACCGCACAACCCATACGCAACCCTAAGGCTTCCAAGGAAGCAAGTTGCTAAAACGGAGCATATAACCAAAAACATTCACAAGGCCTTAGTAGCAGAACATCTCCGTGGTTGGTACCAACGTGCCTCCAGCCAAAAGGAACAGAGTCATAGCCTGCAGGCAGGCTTTGAGTCTGACAGAGGATCTCAAAGGAGTTTGGGCTTTGCTGGTCTGCAGGTGCCGTGCTCTCCTAGCAGTCGGGTGTCGTCTTTCTCTTCGG catCTTCTGCAAATGCTTCTGGGAACTGGCGAAACCCGCTTGCACTGGGACTTTCAGACTATGATACGTTGTCTCATTCCTCTTATACCAGCTGTTACGGGAATGTTTATGGTAACCTTCCTTTGCAGAGCAG AGTGTATGCGGAGACGAGCCAGCTGGGTGGTGATGATGAGAGCCGGTTGGAAGAAGACTTGCACAGCAACGAGCAGAGGTTGTTCTGGCACGAGGATTCAAAGCCTGGGACACTGGTGTAG